The Mycobacteriales bacterium region GCATCCGCCTCGGGCAGTTCCTCAAGCTGTCCGGGCTGGCCGAGTCCGGCAGCCATGCCAAGTCGCTGCTGGAGGACGACCTCGTGTCGGTCAACGACGAGGCCGAGCAGCGCCGCGGGCGGCAGCTGGCGCGCGGTGACGTCGTGACGGTCGGCACCGAGCACGCCCGGGTGGTCTAGGACAGGCGTACGACGAGGTCGGCGCGGTCGCGGGTCCGCTCGACGAGCCGGGCGTTGGGCTCGTCGGTGCGCTCGACCCACTGCTCGGCCTCGGCGCGGCTGCGGC contains the following coding sequences:
- a CDS encoding RNA-binding S4 domain-containing protein, producing the protein MSRDVRDVEVREDGIRLGQFLKLSGLAESGSHAKSLLEDDLVSVNDEAEQRRGRQLARGDVVTVGTEHARVV